GGCAAGGACCCACTCCATGATGTCCAGTCTCCTGGCTTCCTTGGGTTTCAAGAAAACGTCTCCCTTCTTCATGAGTGACATTTTCTCAGACCGCTTACGGGGTGACAATATCACAGGCCAACAACACTCACCGCCTCGCTTCATTGACACTAACGGGGTGGTGTGCTATAGTTTTACTTGCCTGTGAGGCAGCCCGGAGGGGTGTCCGAGCGGTTTAAGGAGGCGGTCTTGAAAACCGTTGAACCCGAGACGGGTTCCGTGGGTTCGAATCCCACCCCCTCCGCCATTGTCGGACCGGGTTGGGAATCGGACCGGTGCGAGCCGGATGCGGCGGCCGCCGGGTAACAGCCGGGCCGGCGCCGGTGGTCGGTCTGGTGGAACGTTAGGCAACCGGCGACTGAGGACCGGCCTAAAGACGCGGAGAGATGGCCGAGTAGGCTGAAGGCGCTCGCCTGCTAAGCGAGTAGATGGGTGAATGCCTGTCTCGAGGGTTCAAATCCCTCTCTCTCCGCCATATAATGGTGGTCAACGACCGACGACTAATATGTGCGCCCGTAGCTCAACGGATAGAGCGTCAGACTACGGATCTGTAGGTTGGGGGTTCGAGTCCCTCCGGGCGCACCATTTTGGAAGTGAGAGGCCGGAAGTGAGAAGCCGGAAGTGAGAGGTGGAAACGGCGGAAGGAATGCAGAAGCTGCATTCCTCTGGTTTATATAGGCCGAATCGGGTTCTTGCCTGACGAGCGATGAAGAAGACCCGGTCAAATATGTGGATCGTTTCTCTTGCCGGCCACCGACGGCTGACGACCAACGACGGGGTACCCACGTTAGTGGGTCCACCAATATGCGCCCGTAGCTCAGGAGGAAAGAGCAGCGGTTTCCTAAACCGCGTGCCGGGGGTTCGAGTCCCTCCGGGCGCACCATTTTGGAAGTGAGAGGCCGGAAGTGAGAGGTGGGAACCGGTGGTAGGAATACGGCAAGCCGTATTCCCGGGGTGATTGCAGGGTCGGAGGCCGGAAGTCGGAAGTCGGAAGTCATAGGCCGGGACGGCGCGGGGGCGCTTTCCGGCGACAAGGCGGGTTTGATCAGCGGGTGAACCACGTTCCGGACCTGGCGGTGCACGCCGGGTATATGCGCGAAGCGCTGCGGGAAGCCGAAAAGGCCTACGCTGAAGGAGAGGTTCCGGTCGGCGCCGTGGTGGTGCGGGACGGGACAATCATCGGGCGCGGGCACAACCGGCGCGAGGCGGACAACGACGCCTCGGCGCACGCCGAACTCCTGGCGCTGCGGCAGGCGGCGCGGGCCGCCGGCGACTGGCGCCTGAGCGAGGCCACGGTGTATGTCACGATGGAACCTTGCCCGATGTGCGCGGGGGCCCTGGTGCAGTTCCGGGTGAAGCGGGTGGTCTACGGGACGGACGATCCCAAGGCCGGCGCGGCCGGCTCGGTGGTCGAATTACTGCGGGAGCCGCGGTTCAACCACCAGGTGGAGGTCATCCCCGGGGTGCTGGAGGCCGAGTGCCGAGAGATTGTCCAAAGGTTCTTCCGGGAGTTGCGCCGTTAGCCGATGTTAAACGGCTGTCGAAAGACAACACAATTAATATTCGTTAAACAACGCGGAGAGATGGCTGAGTCCGGTTGAAGGCGCTCGACTCGAAATCGAGTAGGCGGCCGAAATGCTGCCTCGTGGGTTCGAATCCCACTCTCTCCGCCACTTAATAATCAGGCAGATCGGGGCGCTCTCGCGCATTGGGCGGGAACGCTCTTTTTTGTTTTATCGGCCCATACCTGTACGAGCGTTTCCCTTTAGCCCTTGGAACGCCGTCGGCGCCATTTATATACAATAATACAATAAGACACCGAATAAACACCGGCTTGATTCAGCTGAAGGAGTCGTAGGCGAACACCACTTCCAAGGGTGCTCTTTCAGTGAAATCCGGCATTAAGGAGGAGGACCACCGATGACGAAGCTCTACGGCTGGGCTTCATATATGGCGCCGTTTCTGGACCACGCCTACGTCACCAGCAGCAAAGGCCACGCTTGGCCCTGCTGGGGCGGTGCCGAGGACGGCAGGGAGATCTGCAGCGGC
The nucleotide sequence above comes from Bacillota bacterium. Encoded proteins:
- the tadA gene encoding tRNA adenosine(34) deaminase TadA, which translates into the protein MREALREAEKAYAEGEVPVGAVVVRDGTIIGRGHNRREADNDASAHAELLALRQAARAAGDWRLSEATVYVTMEPCPMCAGALVQFRVKRVVYGTDDPKAGAAGSVVELLREPRFNHQVEVIPGVLEAECREIVQRFFRELRR